Within the Novipirellula caenicola genome, the region AGCAGCTTGACTTGCATTGCCGGAGTTGCCGTTGCGATTTCGTCCAAGAACAACGTCCCACCGTCGGCCATATCGAATTTGCCAAGCTTGTCATGGTTGGCGCCGGTGAATGCGCCTGAAACATGGCCGAACAACTCGCTTTCTAGCAGCGTGTCGGGCAACGCCCCGCAAGCAACTTCGACAAAGGGGCCATTTCGCCGCGAGCTACGAGCATGGATCGCGCGAGCAATCATGCTTTTGCCGGTGCCGTTTTCGCCGGTGATCAACACCGAGGCCCGGGCGTCCGCCACACTGTCAATGACATCAAATACCTTCAGCATTCGATAATCGTGACTGAGGATGTTTTCCATTCCGCTGCGGCGGTCCAGCTGCAAACGTAGCGTCTCGTTTTCTTGGGCGATCTTACGCTGTTGGACGGCGCGTTCGATCGCCAGCGTCAATTCGTCGTCGATCAACGGTTTCGTCAATAGATCAAACGCGCCGGCGCGGACCGCTTGGACGGCGGTGTCCGGAGTCGCGTAGCCGGTGATCACCAACACCGAGGTGTCCGGGTGTTGTTTTTTGGTGTAACCGATCAGATCAAATCCGTCGTCTGCTCCGAGACGGAGGTCGGTGATCAGCAAATCAAATTTTTGTTTTTTTAATGCTGCTTTGGCTGCTGCCAACGTTCCCGCTGTCTCTATATAGTGGGACATCTCGCGCAACCACTGCGCCATGGAATCGGCGAGATGTTGGTCGTCGTCGACTAACAGGATCGATGCAGGTGCGCTCATGATGATTTGTAGATCGAAAGGGCGTGAGACGGATGTTGCGTTGCCAAAGGTCGCCATACCGGTCAAGGTATGCCAGCAATCACCTCCGGAGATCGAAGGAGTTTGCTGATTGGGTTCGCCGTTTGATTGGCGCTCGTCACGGTCCTGCACCCTTCGTCTGGGGCAATTGCCCAGCCGGATGACGGAACAGCGGTGAGGTCGTGCTAAATACCAGCAAACTCTGCGGATGCGGAGTGATACAGGTATCTAGGTCACCATTAAGAATTGGTCAAATAAGTGCGAATCCGCGCGCCCAAAGGCATACGGCAATCCGAAACCCCTCCTTTGACGCACTTTTTTGCTCCGTTATGACTGTAAGTGCTGTTTTATCAATGCTTTAGCGAAAAAGTGGGCTAGTGTTGAGTACACAAACAGTGAACAATCGTCGACATCACAAGTTCAACAGCACGTTCATCATCATCGTTTTTTGGAAGCAAGCATGTCCCCACAACTCCTAGTTGTAGACGATCACGAAGCCGCACGTTTTGGCTTAAAATGCATGTTTAATGGGACTTCAATGCAGGTCGCGATGGCGACCGGCACCTCAGAAGAAGCGTTGAAATTCATGGCCGAGCAACCGTTTGCCGCCGTGATTATGGATATCCGAATGCCTGAGATGAATGGGCTTGAATTACTCGAAAAAATTCGGCAATCCGAATTCGATGTGCCGGTGGTCGTGCTCAGCAGCTACGACAATCCGACCTACATCGCCCGCGCCGCGGCGCTGGGAGCGAACGATTACGTCCTAAAAAATACCGAGCGAGAAGGACTGATTGACGCCGTTTCTCGCGCGATCAACGCACAAGGGGCTGTTCCGGAGGGGCGTTTTCATCAAATTCGTGAAAAAATGCTCAACGAAGTGGACCTCGCCAAATTCAAGTGCGATTGGCCTCTGACGAGCCGCGAATCCCAAGTGTTGCTGCACATCGCGCTGGGGCTTAGTAACAAAGAGATTGCCAAGTCACTGATGATCAGTGTTGAAACGGTCAAAGAGCACGTGCAAAACATCTTGCGAAAACTTGGTGCCAACGATCGAACCGATGCCGCCGTCAAAGCGGTGCGAGTGGGCTTTATCGACTAGGTGATTCTATGGACTTTCCTGCTCTATGGACTAGCGGTCTCTATGCACTCGACACGTCTATGGATTAGTTGCCCACGTCGGCGAAACCGCTCAATCGGCT harbors:
- a CDS encoding sigma-54 dependent transcriptional regulator translates to MSAPASILLVDDDQHLADSMAQWLREMSHYIETAGTLAAAKAALKKQKFDLLITDLRLGADDGFDLIGYTKKQHPDTSVLVITGYATPDTAVQAVRAGAFDLLTKPLIDDELTLAIERAVQQRKIAQENETLRLQLDRRSGMENILSHDYRMLKVFDVIDSVADARASVLITGENGTGKSMIARAIHARSSRRNGPFVEVACGALPDTLLESELFGHVSGAFTGANHDKLGKFDMADGGTLFLDEIATATPAMQVKLLRVLQEFKFEPLGGNETHSVDTRVILATNEDLTGAVTSGAFRQDLYYRINVVNIVLPPLRERPGDVTLLVDHFLTEAAESCGREIEGFDREAIAALQSYNWPGNVRQLENIVERAVLLGRGPVLTIDDLPPEVTGRTSDVVFASPGTSTPNRVNHAIGQIDGKTLREALEAPEREIILQSLRSHHWNRAATADALDINRTTLYKKMKRLGLDDPRLQYAN
- a CDS encoding response regulator transcription factor — its product is MSPQLLVVDDHEAARFGLKCMFNGTSMQVAMATGTSEEALKFMAEQPFAAVIMDIRMPEMNGLELLEKIRQSEFDVPVVVLSSYDNPTYIARAAALGANDYVLKNTEREGLIDAVSRAINAQGAVPEGRFHQIREKMLNEVDLAKFKCDWPLTSRESQVLLHIALGLSNKEIAKSLMISVETVKEHVQNILRKLGANDRTDAAVKAVRVGFID